GGATCAATTCCTGCAGGACGGTTCGAATCACCGTACCGACGACTATGGCGGCTCGATTGAGAACCGCGCGCGGCTCCTGCTCGAAGTCACCGACGCAGTTACTTCCGTCTGGAGCGCCAAACGTGTGGGTCTGCATCTAGCGCCGCGTGGCGACATGTATTCGATGGGAGATTCGAACGCAGCAGTCACCTTTGGCTACGTCGCCGAGCAAGTCGGCAAACGCGGCATTGCCTTCATTGCAGCCCGCGAATCCGTTGGCGCCGGCCGGCTCGGCCCCGAACTGAAACGGAAGTTTGGAGGCGTCTATATCGCCAACGAAGGCTTCACCTTCGAGACTGGAAATCAAGTGCTCGCTGCAGGCGACGCCGACGCAGTTGCGTTCGGCGCACTCTTCATCGCAAACCCTGATTTGCCTCGAAGATTCGCGCTCGGCGCCTCGCTCAATACGCCCGATCCGCGCACGTTTTACGGCTCAGGACCGCAAGGCTACACGGACTATCCGGCATTAGACGCAAGTGTTACGGCTGCAGAAGCGGAGCATTCATCGGCAGCATGATCGCACTTGCTGAACTACTTCGGTCACCTGGGCCAAAGAATAACAGAGCCTCGTTCGGTCCGGAGTACTGGTCGGGACGCAGATACTAACCGGAGAGCGCGGGGGCTCACTTCGAAGTGTCGGACCTAGGGAAATTAGGGAGCTAACCTCCTGCTGCTGACTGGGGAAAACTTTATTGCGACTTTCGTTGAAATTGAACCGGCTTGACCTGACCGATTTTTGCCCAGGTCGAGTTCAACGGCCCTCAAGATTCGATCGGTAAACCGCTCAAGTCCACCACGCTTGCGTATTACTTCAGCAATTTCCATTGATAAGTTTCTCGCACGCTGCTCCCCAAGCAATGCCGATGTTATAACGATGCGTTCGGGATCCTGCCCTCCCGATGTTTTGGTTCATCTTCTGCTTCAAGAACTACATCGGTGGCATCGTCATGCATCAGTCTGTTAAGCGCTGGTTTCAATCGCTCAAGCACGCTCTGTTGAGTGATAAAGGCCCTTCGGCGGAGCGAGCAAAGAACGGCATTCGCCGAGCTGCGCGGAAGTCATTGCGCTTGGAAGCGCTCGAAGAGCGCTCGATGTTTGCGGTTGCTGTTGTCGACAATGGTAGCGAGTTGGTCATCTCGACGAACGCGAACGATAACGTGAAGATCTCCGCTGCGGCCGGAATCTTGTCAGTTTCCAGCACAACTGGCTTGGTTAATGGCAACGCACAATCAGGTGGCGTCTCCACCGCGACTTTCAATCTCGCGGACTTCACAACCATTAATGTGTTTAGCGAAAACGCAAGTCCGTTGAGATTCGAGAACGTCGAGATCGCGGGCAGCGCCGAATTCGCCAACGAGTCTATCGTTGCGATTGCCAACCATATCGATCTGACAACGGGCCCGCTTAGTGTGAGTGGGTTGAGTCTTGCGACCGCGGTTCTTGGTGCCGCAATTACTGTCGATCACGCGATTAATTCAACAGGTAACGTCAGCCTCATCCCTCTCGGCGCGAGCGTTTCCGTGCAAGCGCCAATTAACGCGGCGGGGAGCAACGTCACGCTGATTGCAGGTACTTTGGTGCCGAGCAACTTTACGGTGACGCAAACTTCCGCTGGAGCCATCACGGCTGCTTCGGTGCGTGCGGATGGCGCTGGTGGAGTCGATCTGTCGCCGGCCGCGAATGTAGTGGGGACAATTGCTGGTGGGGTAAGTGGGGCCGGCAACTTCAAATTCAATAACGACGCGAATTTGACGGTTGGGCTGGTAAACGTCAACGGAATCCAGGTGACGAACGGCGACGTCAGCTTGTCGGTCACCGCTACTCACTCGATTACCACCGACAGGCCCATCGGTGCGAATGGCACTAACAAAACAATCACGCTCGCTGCCGACAGCATCGATCTTGATGAGGGGCAAAGCCTCGGCGCCGCGAACGTAGTGCTGCAGACCGTCGGCGCTGGCGCTAACTTGACGCTGGGCAACGCGGGGCTGACGAACAACGAACTGAATGCTATCAATGCCACCAACCTCACGGTTCAAGCAGCAGGCACCATCACCGTTTCGGGTGCCATAGACCTCGTTGACAACGTCTCGCACTTGATCACCCTGCGCGCCCCGGCCGTCAACGTCGCCAATAGCATCAGCGGCAACTCGTCGACCGGCACGCTGCGGTTCGAGACTAATTCGCTGTCGCTCAACGGAGCCATACCGCATTCGGTCTCCGCGCCCGCCGTGGAAATCTCCACGACGGCTAATGTCGCCTTCAACAGCACGTTCAATGCTGGCGGCATGGACTTCATGCCCGCCGAACTGGCTGCTCTCGACGAGGGTATCGTCGATACGCTGCGGATCATCACGACCGGCGACATTTCCTTTACAGGCCTGACGACCGATTTCGCGGATGGATTCACGCTGACGTCCAGCGCAGCCGTCGCGCTCCAGGCAGGCGGCACGATTTCGACCAGCTCAGGCGGAGCCATCATTGCTTCGCAGTTGGCTGCCAAGGGGAACTCGGTGGCGCTGACCAGCACGAGCAACATGATCGCCTCGCTCGCCGGTTCTGCCTCGGGCGGAAACTTTGAAGTTACCAATAGTGGCGCGATGACGATAAATACGGTGGATGTCGGTGGCCGAGGCATTGGAGCCACGGGCATCAATGTCACCGGCGCGGGCAATGGAATTGCAGTGACTGCCGGCGGCACGTTGACGGTCAGCCAAGTGGTAAAAGCTCCCGGCGACATCACGCTGACGACAACGGGATCAACCTCTGATCTGGTGACGCAACACAATTCCAACTACGGCATCAATTCGTCGGGCGGCACGACCACACTCGACTCGGGACGCGACATCTTCCTCGGCACCGCGCTCGGAACCGGCGACGTGATTGGCGAAGGCCTCGTTCTGAATGCCGTGAACGATATTTTTCTCGATACCACGACGTATGCCGAAGCGGACGGCGCGGCCGGTGTGACGGTGACGGCTGGCGGCGATGTGCAGATTATCCGCTCGATTGCGTTCGCTTCCCGCCTCAACAGCAACGCCGCCGGAGCGCCAATTTCCATCACGACAGGAGCCGGCAAGACATTCGTCGTCGACTCCGGTTCTAGTGGCGGAGTCGCGGCCAATGGCGGCAACATCACGATTGAAACCGACAACGCCGAGTTGACCTCGTGGGCGATCGCGACCTCCGGAACCGTTACGTGGCAAACAGTGACGAACGGCCGAGGCATCACGCTTGGATCGGAGGTTGCGGGGAGCCTGAGTCTGACGGACGCAGAACTTGACCTGGTGGAAGCGGGAACGCTAGTCGTCGGCTCGGCGACAACTGGAGCGATCACCGTTACGGCAGACATCACACGTACGGCGAGCACCGCGGTCGAGCTCATTTCCGCCAGCAATATTGTGCAGAACGGCGCAGCTGGTTCGATCAACACGGGCGGCGGCACACTGTTGCTCACCCCCGGCAGCACGGCAGAATATCAGCCGAATCGCTCGGGCGCTGATATTACCGCCAGCACGGCGAGTTTTACGAGCGGCAGCGACTTGGACATCGTACTCAACGGCACGACGGTGGATACGCAGTACACGCAGCTGAATGTTGCCGGTACGGTCAACCTGACCGGTGTTGATCTTGCTTTGTCTGGCAGCCACACGCCAGTGCTGGGTAACGTCTTCACGGTTGTTTCCGCGACGAGTCGATCCGGGACCTTCAATGGACTGGCCAACAACGACGAGATCACGTTGAACGGCGAAACGTTGCGTATCAATTACACGGCGACCAGCGTAACGCTGACCGCTATTGGCGATCCGCCTGTCGTTGATGCGGTCGGACCATTCTCAATTCCTGAATACAGCGCGATTGCAACTGCGGTTGGCACTGTCACGGCTACCGATCCCGATGCGAACCCCACTTTCACCTGGTCCATCACGGCAGGTAACACGGGCGGTACGTTCGCGATCAACAATGCAGGCGAGATTACGGTCGCCGATAGTAGCCTGCTCGTGTTCACCACCAACCCCACGTTCACGCTTACTGTGCAAGTCAGCGACGGGATCTATACCGATACCGGATCGGTCACCATCAACCTGACCAATGTGGCAGACTACGATTATGGCGACGCCCCTGTAACCTACGGCGTAGCGCAGCACTATGAAGGCGACACCGGCACGGGGCCGCTGCTGGGAACTCGCGATTATGAATCCGCCAGCCAGCCCAACGCTACGGCCACCGGCGATGATGCCACAGGCACCGATGACGAAGATGGCGTGACGTTCAGCTCGACCACGCTGCAGCCGAGAATCAATGCCAACGTCACGCTGAACGCCAGCGCGGCGGGCATCGTCGATGCCTGGATCGATTTTAACCGCAACGGCATGTTCGACGCGGCTGAGAAGATCGCCAGTGGATTGAGCGTCACAACTGGGGCGAACACCTTCGCGGTGACCGTTCCGGATAACGCAGTCACGGGCACAACCTACGCTCGCTTCCGCATCAGCACTGCTGGTTCCACGCTGCCAACCGGACTCGCCAATGATGGCGAAGTGGAAGACTATCAGCTTACGATCCAGAACTTTGCTGCCGGCACGGCGGTGTTGGTCGACGATCCCGAGAATCCGGGCCCGACGAACCCCGACGTGCTAGTGATTACGGGGCGTGACAATATCAGCGATGCGATCGTGGTCCGCACCACGTCTCCGGGCATGGTTACGGTTTACATGGCTCCCGGTGGATCGCTCGGCACGTTCCCGCTCGCGTCGATCAGCCGGATGATTATTTCGGGGCGGTCGGGTAACGACTCGATCGTGGTGGAATCGACTGCGGCAAAGCCGATTAACGTTCCGACCACCATCTACGGCGATGCCGGCAACGATTCAATCTCCGGCGGCAGCGGCCCGGATACGATCATCGGCGGCGATGGCGTTGATTCGATGGCTGGCAATGCGGGGAACGACATCTTCATTGGCGGCAACGGCAACGATGTGATTGCAGGTGGCGCTGGTTTCGACCGCATCATCGAGCAACCAGGTGCAGCTTCGGTCTTGGCCACGCAATTGATCGTCGGCACCTCAACGGATCGTTATAGCCAAATTGAGCAAATCGAACTCACCGGCACGGCCGCTGGCAACAGCTTCGTCATCAACAACTCGACAGCCAATGTGCTGATCGATGGCGCGGGGGGCAACGACACCTTGAGCTACACCGGCGATGGCAATTTTGTACTGACCAACTCGTTGCTGACGAGAACGTCGGGCGCGACGACAGCAACAGTGACGGTGACCGACATCACCAGCGTTTCTTTGATTGGCGGTGCCGCTGCCAACAAGTTCACCGTCAGCGAATGGACGCGGACGCTCGCCGTAAATGGCGGAGGCGGCACCGATACGATTGATGATTTTGGCAGCGACAACTATGTGCTGACTCCGTCGCAGTTGCAGCGATCCGGCAGAACGGCCGTCTCGCTTGTTAGCGTCGAGAATGCAGTTCTCACTTCGACTACCGGCACGGTCGATGGTACGTTCACATTTGATAACTGGGCGGGAAGTGCAACTGTGAATGCCGGCGCCGGCGTCGACACGCTCGTCGTGATCGACAACGCGGCGACCATGACCCTGACCAATGCCAAGCTCACACGCACCGGTCGCGGCGCGATCACGTTCTATGGCATCGAAGCGGCCGAACTCACAGGCGGCGCGAGCGCCAACAACATCAATGCGTCGGCCTTCAGCGGCAAGCTGCAAATCGATGGCAAGGGGGGCAACGACACGCTGACCAGCGGTTCGGGCGTCGCGATTGTTTTTGGTGGCGAAGGAAACGACACGCTAGTTGCCGGCAGCGGACCCGCGGTACTCGTCGGCGGTAATGGGAACGACACGCTCAGAGTTGCAGGGACGCCACCAGGCGGTTCCACCGCTGGCCATGCCATTTTGATTGGCGGTGCTGGCATCGATAAACTCACGGGGGGCGCCGGCGAGGATCTGTTGATCGACAGTTCAACGGACTTCGACCTAATCGCTGCCGATCTGGCCAACCTGCTGGCTCACTGGACGGGAGTCGGCTCTTACCAGACCCGCTCAGCTCAACTCGCCAGCGATCTCAATGGGCAACTCAATCCCGACGGCGTATCTGATACGCTCAGCGGCGGCATCGGGGCTCTCGATCTGTTCTTTGCCAACCTCACCGGCAGCGCCACGGTCAAGGACAAGCTCCTCGACCTCAACAGGCCGAGTACTGAAATTACCATCAACAACGTCTAACTTCGGAAGAAGTAAGGCGATGTGACAATGCTTCGGTCACATCGACGCAGTTTCATCGGACGGGCTACAAGTCGGGACGCACGTACTAACTGAGAGCGTGGGAGGCGTTCGCCTCACTGCCCAAGGTGGACGTTCGTCCCCATCGCCGCCATCCTGCATATCGGCCTACCTGAGGGCCGGTAGGCCGGCAAGGATGCAATACCTCTTACGGCCGCCCTAGTCAGCAGGTGCGCAAAGAGGGCTCGCCCAACCAATTATGGCGAATCGAATGGCGAATTGTATCTCTCGGCTTTTCATTGCCCGCGGCGGATCTCAGACGCCTGATAGCGAATCTCGAAGCGATAAACTCGCTTTACCCGGCAAGTAATTTCCCACGTTTCGGGGTTGATCCGCTCGGGCACGTCCATGCGATGGATGTCGACCATCGCGTGAAAGCCTCGTTCCGAAAAGACGTCGATCATCATGCGTAAGGCTAGCGGGTCGTCGAACAACTCGTCTTCGGTGTTAATCTGCGTGTGGCCGGAAATCGCGTGGGTCCGGATGATCGGAATCATCTTGTCCTCAATGAATCGCAGGACACTTTGGAACAAAGGCCGTTGGTTCTGTTCATATTGTTCCAAACGTTCGACGAGCTCCTGCCGGGCGTGTAGCGCCAGTTGAGCTGCCTCAGGAATTCCTCGAATCAGGTCGAATAGTTCGTGGCTCAGGTCGAGAGAACTTTGGTAAGTGAACTCGCGGGCGATGTTCTGCTGCACATCGTCGAGATTGCCTTCGGCGTCGATGAAGTGAAAGTGGAAGAATTTTCGCAGCGACTGCAGAGCGTCGAACGTCGTGTCTTTGAACGTTTGGTAGCGATTGCGGCACAATTCGGGATCGACATCGGTCACTCGCTCTTCCTTGAGTTGACCTACGCCAGTCTCGCGGACCAGACGATTATGCTGCTGGATCTCACGGCCGCGTTTCAACTGCCGCTCGACGCTGATCTCTTCACTGACGAACAACAGCGCGATGCGGAACATCGGCTTGCGAAAATACCGTGACAGCGGCGAGTTACGAAGGTCGTCGTGCAGCGTCAAGAGAGCGTTGAAGAACAGCTTTAATGTCTCGGCCTGAACGATCGTCCGCGGAAATCCGTCGATAATCACTCCGTCTTGATAGACGGGTTGCAGCAACTGCTCCAATAACAGGCCGATCACTTCACGATCGCCAACCATCTTGCCAGCGTTCTTGATCGCGACTGCCTGCGGTGTCGTCAGCAAGTCGCTCACAACGACCGGCGGCTCGGAGATGTCACGTGTCGCGGCGATAAACGGCGTGTTTGTGCCTTTGCCGGAGCCGGGCGCGCCGCCCAGCCAAATGAAGTCGCGTGGAAAGCGGAGGTTTTCACGACCGTACTTTTCAACAAGAGCGTCCCACACCGCCGAAAAAATCAGCTGCGCGTCCTTAATCTCAAGGTCGCCAGGAGTCCTTGCGGGAGCGTCAGATACATCGCGGCTAAGATTCGTCATTGCAACAAAATGCCGACAAAAAGAGGAATGTGCGGGAAATCGGTGTCCTCGAGGCCGTCATTATTTGCTGACGACTGCCTCTCGTCGATCCCTCCCATCTCATGTGTCCGATTTGGTTTAGATTTCCTTCGTGGAGCGGTTCATCCAAACCTTGCGACAAGTCTGCTGGAGCGCTTTCATCGTCTTCGGCGAGCAGCACCTGAATCATCTCTGCTCGGTGTTCGACAACTCCCGACAACTAGACCTAAGGTTCAAGCTGTCGCATCCGCTCGAGAAGGACCTAAATCTTACATTTGCAGGGCCCCGCCGAACGAACCAATTTTCACTGGCCGGCAACGCGCCGACCTACGCTCAGTTTTAGAGTTGATTGATGGCCGCCGACCAAACAGCTTCAAACTCCGCTACTGAAATCTCTCGCGGGCTGAAATGTTTGTCCGATGCAATCTCAGCAAACGATGGAATTGGTTCAGTGGTAAGACGTGTGTCGCCAGACTGTGAGCGCTCGCCCGCAAAGCTCATACGGCCGTCGCGGGAAACCTCAACCTTGCGAACTTCGAAGCGATGTTCGTCAAGCTCGGAGTATAGCTGCACCGGATAGTCGGAATGCCGATGAATCCATTGCACGCAGATGTACGTCGTTGTCATATGATGATCAAAGCTCGGTCATGAGTAACTGGGCGATAGCTGAGCGCACACTGAATGAGTGCGTAGACGGGCCTGTGAGAAGTCTTGTGTCAGCTAGCAGAGATTGGGTAGGTTTGAGTACCTCTTTCTGAATCGGAGTCAGCGAGTGATGCTCTCAAAAGCGGTTAGGAAACTCGAAGGCGACCAAGAAAGGGGCGCAGCTTAAACAGCGAGTTGTCGCAAGGGAGCTTACGACTGTTGGTTGGCCAGCAACGATCAACACCTGCGATGGCCCGACCAGCTGAAATGTGCTGAAATCAGGCGACTTGCATAAAAAATTCCCCGCCGGAATTGTAATCCGGCGGGAAAAGTTTGTTTGTTTCCGACGAGAATCAAAGCTCGTTAGGAAATGTCAGTCAGGGTGACAGGATTTGAACCTGCGGCCTCAACGTCCCGAACGTTGCGCTCTAGCCAGACTGAGCTACACCCTGAAACACCGCCAACAACTTGCGATCGAAACGGCTACGTTGCTCGCAAACCTATTCTTACTCCGACGAGTCGCAGTCGATTCAACTGGTAAAGACCGACTTGGGACCAGCTGAACAAGGGATACACTTCGGAGCCAAATAGTTCGCGTATCATAACTGAATTGGACCTCGCGTCAACGCGTATCCGGCCAGCCAGCACCCTGTGGACGGCCCCTGCGGCGCGCAGCGCCGCTGGATAGAATGGAAATTCGCTCGTCACCTTCCGCTATTGCAGTATTTGCCTGATGTCCACTTACGATACCCTGATCATTGGCGCCGGCATGTCGGGATTGGCGGCAGGCATTCGCCTGGCCTACTTCGACCAGAAGGTCTGCATCTGCGAGCGGCACAGTACGATCGGCGGGTTGAATTCGTTCTATCGCCTGCGCGGTCGTGACTTTGATGTGGGCCTGCACGCGGTTACGAACTTCACGCCCAAAGGTGCGAAAAAAGGGCCGCTCGCCGTTTTGCTGCGACAGTTGCGCATGGCTTGGGACGATCTGGCACTCGCGCCACAAATTGGCTCCGCCGTCGCCTTCCCGGGAATCGAGTTGAAGTTCAACAACGATCCCAAGTACCTGCAGAGCGAGATCGAGAAACTCTTTCCGCAGCAGAAAGACAACTTCCAACGCCTGCTCGATAAGATCGCCGGCTACGACGACCTCAATGCCGAGATGTTCACCCTCTCCACACGGCAGATCCTCGGCGAGACTATCAGCGATCCACTTCTGATTGAAATGATCCTCTGCCCGCTGATGTGGTACGGCAACGCGCGCGAAGACGATATGGACTGGGGACAGTTCAGCATCATGTTTCGAGCGATCTTTCTCGAAGGGATGGCCCGGCCGTTTCGTGGTGTGCGTTTGATCCTGAAGAACCTCGTTCGCAAGTTCCGCGAACTTGGTGGCGAACTCAAGCTGCGCAGCGGAATCGCCAAGATTCATGTCGATGGCGAGCGGGCCGCGGGTGTGGTGCTCGACAATGGTCAGGAACTGGCCGCGAAAGTGATTCTCTCTTCCGCTGGCGTAGTAGAAACCTTGCGACTGTGCGACGACCTGTCCTCCGCAGAACCAGCGCGGGCCGGGCAGTTGTCGTTTGTCGAAACGGTTTCCGTGCTCGATCGTTCACCGCAGAAAATGGGCTATGACCGGACGATTGTCTTTTTTAATGACTCCCCCAAGTTCCATTGGCAGAGACCGCACGATCAGCTGATCGACGTCCGTACCGGAGTCATCTGCTCACCCAACAACTTTCGCTACGCGCCCGATGAGGGCGAACTCCCGGACAACATGATTCGCATCACAGCGCTCGCCGACTTCGATCGTTGGCAAGCCTTGTCGCCGGAGCAGTACCAACTTGAGAAGCTGCGCGGCTACGACGCGGTGGTCGGATCGGCCGTTCGCTTCGTCCCCGATTTTCGCAGCTATGTGATCGATACCGATATGTTCACGCCCACGACGATTCGCCGTTTTACCTGGCACGATAACGGTGCCGTTTACGGCGCGCCGGAGAAGCGACTCGATGGGCAGACCCATTTGAAAAATCTATTCCTGTGCGGCACAGATCAAGGTTACGTAGGCATAATCGGCTCGATCATTAGCGGCATTAGCATGGCGAACATGCACTGTTTGAAAGCCGGTGGGGGGTGAGCGGCGATAGCTTGCCACCCTATTCCAGTTACAATGAAAATTCGGCAAACTCCGCTTACCTTCTCCATCGATCAAAACCTCTGGCGAGTCCTGGCATGCTAGTTCGTTTGCATATTTCGTTAGCTTCATCTGGGCTGGCAGTTTGTAGCGCGTTAGTCCTGATGCTGGGGGGGTGCGGACAGGGGGAATACGAGTCGCGGATGGGAAATATCGGCCAGATGATGGCCGCCAGACAAGCCGCGCTGGTGAACAACCTGGTCATGAAGGAATACTTTCCGGTGACCGACCCGACCAATGCACCGTCGGGAGTCAAGTTGCGGCTCCCCCTTAAGTTTTCTGGTGGCCAGGCAACCAGTCTGGGGGCCGATATTGCGCGGGCCAAGCTGGCACAATTCGACATCCCTGGTTTTTGCTACACGTTAGAGACGATGGTGGCCGATGATGCAGGGAAACAGCTGCCGACCACCTTGCACCTGTACGTGGTGAGCAAAAAAACTACCACGGCCCAGCAGCTGCGCGATTCCATCAAGCAGCAAGCAGTAGTGGTCTCGCCCGAGGCGAACTGGGTACTTGTGCCCGCGGGCAAAGCGCCTGGTGCCCTTGCCGGCAATATGATTGCGGTGACTGGGAACTTCGATTTCGAAATGAATGGCACCATCGAGAATCTGCCTGGCACGATTCGCCTGTACATGTATGAAACCCCAGAAAACATTGTGATCCTAGGCTTTAGGCACGATAGCAGCACTGGCAATGAGAAAGGCAAACTTGCATTGTCAATCGCTTTCGCACTCTCATCAGTAGCACTCGATGTTCCAGCTCCGGCTCCCGCAGCAGCGGCCCCTGCCGCCGGTTCATAGCGATAGGCTCGCAATTCACTAAAGGTTCGACTCATTACGGAGATGAAAAACGGTCATGGCTGAGTACACCAAATTTCAGCAGAATGCGATCAAGAACTTTTACGACAATCGCGACACGATTGCCCTGCAACGCGTGCAGGAACTTGTGACCGAGTTGTATCTCTCCGAAGGGAAAAAGCTGCAGAAAAATTGGGACAGCGTGATCATGCACCTGTCGAAGTTGAACGTCGATAAGAAGACGCTCGACCACCTGCGCAAAGAAGCCAAGCCCGAATTAGTGGCTTCGCTCGTCACCCGCATGCTCAACAAAGAAGACGCCAAGCCCGTCGTCGGCAAGCGGTAATCCGCACGGCGTTTCATCGCGGCAATAGCCGAAACAACGCTGGTCGAGATCGCTATACTGCAGCAGCCGCGCGAGTGCTAGACTCGCGCCATCGTTTCGTCTTCCTTCTGCCGTTAGCGACCACCGCTCATGCCCGCATCCGCTGGTCTCGACCATATCCAGCAGCACCTGTTGCCTCTACGCCAGCAGTTGCTCGCTCATCCTCTTTACTCGCGCATCGATAGTCTGCCGGCGCTGCGAACGTTCATGCAGCATCATGTCTTCGCAGTCTGGGATTTCATGTCGCTGCTGAAGACGTTGCAACAACGGCTGTGCTGCGTAAACGTTCCGTGGCTGCCTCCGGTCAATGGTCAGGCGGCCCGGTTGATTAACGAAATCGTTCTCGGCGAAGAGAGCGACGAAGATGGCCAAGGCAGTTATGCGAGCCATTACGATTTGTATCATCGAGCGATGATCGCCTGCGGTGCTGATACCGGACCGATCGACCGCTTCGGCCGCCTGTTGCAAGGTGGTCTCTCCGTTGATGCCGCCCTCGGCGAGGCGGAACTTCCCGCATCTGTTCGGCAGTTCGTGGCGCATACGTTTCAAATCCTGGCAACCGGAAATCTCGCGGCGATTGCCGCGGCCTTTACGTTCGGTCGCGAGGATCTACTCCCCGCCGTCTTTCAGCGAATTGTCGATGAGCTCAATGTTGAGTCCAGCGGCGGGCTCGATCAGTTTCAGTTTTATCTGCAGCGACATATTCAACTCGATGGCGATCATCACGGGCCGATGGCAGGTCAGCTGGTCGAGATGCTTTGCGGCCACGATCCAGCCCAATGGCAAGCTGCTGAGCGCGCGGCAATCTCTTCCTTGCAAGCCCGCCTCGTACTGTGGGATGGCATGTTGGCGGCGATCGAAAAGTAACTGCGAACGCCACTCCGTTTCGCGTCCGATCGGGGCAAGTCGTTTCGGCCTGACTTCGATATACTACGGCCTGCAGAATTGCCTCCGTCGCTAGCTGGCGTTTACGCTCGCTGGTTCAAAACCGCATCGATTTTCCATGCTCCGCTTTCAGGTTATCAACGACGCCCAGAGCGCCCAATGGACGCACGGGGCTGGCCCGTTTGAACTCGGCCGTGCGCCGTCCGAATCCACAGCCGTCCCACGGTTCGTCATCGAAGATCGTTACGTCTCGCGCAGTCAATTGCGGGTCGAAGCAGCTGGCGCTGGCCAAGTCCGCCTCGAAAATCTTGGTCAGGCACTGGAACTCGGCGATGGCAGTTCGCTGCAACCGAATGAGGTTCGCATCCTGCCGCTTCCCGTGAAGCTGACCGCTGGCTACTCGCGCATCGAAATCTCAGACGAGTTGCCACTGGGTGAACCGGACAACGCTTACGACACCATCTCGCGCCCGGTTCGCATCGAACGAGCTGCTACCGCAGGTGCAGTGATTGAAGTCGGCGAGTCTCCTTCGCCAGCCACGCTCACCAAGTGGTTCGAAACGCTCCTCTCCGTGCAACGAGCGGCAGCTGGTACGGCCGAGTTCTACGAAGAAACCGCGCGAGCAGTGGTCG
Above is a window of Anatilimnocola aggregata DNA encoding:
- a CDS encoding DUF6881 domain-containing protein, with translation MTTTYICVQWIHRHSDYPVQLYSELDEHRFEVRKVEVSRDGRMSFAGERSQSGDTRLTTEPIPSFAEIASDKHFSPREISVAEFEAVWSAAINQL
- a CDS encoding phytoene desaturase family protein, which produces MSTYDTLIIGAGMSGLAAGIRLAYFDQKVCICERHSTIGGLNSFYRLRGRDFDVGLHAVTNFTPKGAKKGPLAVLLRQLRMAWDDLALAPQIGSAVAFPGIELKFNNDPKYLQSEIEKLFPQQKDNFQRLLDKIAGYDDLNAEMFTLSTRQILGETISDPLLIEMILCPLMWYGNAREDDMDWGQFSIMFRAIFLEGMARPFRGVRLILKNLVRKFRELGGELKLRSGIAKIHVDGERAAGVVLDNGQELAAKVILSSAGVVETLRLCDDLSSAEPARAGQLSFVETVSVLDRSPQKMGYDRTIVFFNDSPKFHWQRPHDQLIDVRTGVICSPNNFRYAPDEGELPDNMIRITALADFDRWQALSPEQYQLEKLRGYDAVVGSAVRFVPDFRSYVIDTDMFTPTTIRRFTWHDNGAVYGAPEKRLDGQTHLKNLFLCGTDQGYVGIIGSIISGISMANMHCLKAGGG
- a CDS encoding DUF3050 domain-containing protein; the encoded protein is MPASAGLDHIQQHLLPLRQQLLAHPLYSRIDSLPALRTFMQHHVFAVWDFMSLLKTLQQRLCCVNVPWLPPVNGQAARLINEIVLGEESDEDGQGSYASHYDLYHRAMIACGADTGPIDRFGRLLQGGLSVDAALGEAELPASVRQFVAHTFQILATGNLAAIAAAFTFGREDLLPAVFQRIVDELNVESSGGLDQFQFYLQRHIQLDGDHHGPMAGQLVEMLCGHDPAQWQAAERAAISSLQARLVLWDGMLAAIEK